A single window of Bradyrhizobium daqingense DNA harbors:
- a CDS encoding alpha-hydroxy acid oxidase, whose translation MNDAPRIRPERNVELGASNEPFQNLHEFVRKARANLNQNAWDYIVGAAETETTMRRNRMALDEIAFRPRVLRDVRKVDGSVEQLGRKMRLPVVLAPVGALEIFDPDGAASVARAAGSFGAAHMLSSVSEPGLEKTAEAAPDALRLYQLYVRGDDAFVADVVSRSEKNGYAAFCLTVDTAHYSRRERDIAKRYVRESRLRATGGDYQKGLEWRTVKMIKDKFRIPLILKGIATAEDAQIAVDHGVEWIYVSNHGGRQLDHGRGAMHVLPEIVEAVKGRAKIMVDGGFCRGTDIVKAIAAGADLVGVGRLQCWALAAAGEAGVLRMLELLEDEVLRCLGLLGATSFAEVDKSCLHPAAATNAPSVFSAFPLFDHDPYRY comes from the coding sequence ATGAACGACGCGCCCCGCATCCGGCCGGAACGGAACGTCGAACTCGGCGCCAGCAACGAGCCGTTCCAGAACCTGCACGAATTCGTCAGGAAGGCGCGTGCCAACCTCAACCAGAACGCCTGGGACTACATCGTCGGCGCCGCCGAGACCGAGACCACGATGCGCCGCAACCGGATGGCGCTGGACGAGATCGCCTTTCGCCCGCGCGTGCTGCGGGACGTTCGCAAGGTCGACGGCTCCGTCGAGCAACTCGGCCGCAAGATGCGTTTGCCCGTAGTGCTCGCCCCTGTCGGTGCGCTGGAGATCTTCGATCCCGATGGCGCGGCGAGCGTCGCGCGCGCCGCGGGCAGTTTCGGTGCGGCACACATGCTGAGCTCGGTGTCGGAGCCCGGCCTTGAGAAGACCGCGGAGGCCGCGCCCGATGCGCTGCGGCTCTACCAGCTTTATGTCCGCGGCGACGATGCCTTCGTCGCCGATGTCGTCAGCCGCTCCGAGAAGAACGGCTACGCCGCGTTCTGCCTGACCGTCGACACCGCCCATTACAGTCGTCGCGAACGTGACATCGCCAAGCGCTATGTTCGCGAGAGCCGCCTGCGCGCGACCGGCGGCGACTACCAGAAGGGCCTGGAATGGCGGACGGTGAAGATGATCAAGGACAAGTTCAGAATTCCGCTGATCCTGAAGGGCATCGCCACCGCCGAGGACGCCCAAATCGCGGTCGATCACGGTGTCGAGTGGATCTATGTCTCCAACCATGGCGGCCGCCAGCTCGATCATGGCCGCGGCGCCATGCACGTGCTGCCTGAAATCGTCGAGGCCGTGAAAGGCCGCGCCAAGATCATGGTCGATGGCGGCTTTTGCCGCGGCACCGACATCGTCAAGGCCATCGCGGCGGGAGCCGACCTCGTCGGCGTCGGCCGGCTGCAATGCTGGGCCCTGGCGGCCGCCGGCGAAGCCGGCGTGCTACGCATGCTGGAACTGCTGGAGGACGAAGTGCTGCGCTGCCTGGGTCTCTTGGGTGCCACCTCCTTCGCCGAGGTCGACAAGTCCTGCCTGCATCCGGCGGCCGCAACCAATGCGCCGAGCGTGTTCAGCGCGTTCCCGCTGTTCGACCACGACCCCTATCGATACTGA
- a CDS encoding HAD family hydrolase produces the protein MTSLSPGSADALLFDLGRVVIDIDFSKAIACWAGHAGCQPEAIVARYVRDEAYRLHEVGKISDEDYFQSLRSSLGIGISDAQFLEGWNAIFAGEMPDIAELLPRAAKQMPIYAFSNTNRPHIDYFSKEYAGVLGHFRELYLSSSIGLRKPDAEAFDHVVAAIGAPASRIVFFDDLAENIEGARACGLKAVHVTSPMDVGNALRALGI, from the coding sequence ATGACCTCGCTCTCTCCCGGCAGCGCCGATGCGCTCCTGTTCGATCTCGGACGCGTGGTGATCGACATCGATTTCTCCAAGGCAATCGCCTGCTGGGCGGGACATGCCGGCTGCCAGCCCGAGGCCATCGTCGCGCGCTACGTGCGTGACGAGGCCTATCGGCTGCACGAGGTCGGCAAGATCAGCGACGAGGACTATTTCCAATCGTTGCGGTCATCGCTCGGGATCGGCATTTCGGATGCGCAGTTCCTGGAGGGATGGAACGCGATCTTCGCCGGCGAGATGCCCGACATCGCCGAGCTGTTGCCGCGCGCGGCCAAGCAGATGCCGATCTATGCCTTCTCCAACACCAACCGGCCGCATATCGACTATTTCTCGAAGGAATATGCCGGCGTGCTCGGGCATTTCCGCGAGCTCTATTTGTCGTCCAGCATCGGCCTGCGCAAACCGGATGCGGAGGCGTTCGACCATGTCGTGGCGGCGATCGGCGCGCCGGCTAGCCGAATCGTGTTCTTCGACGACCTTGCCGAGAACATCGAGGGGGCGCGGGCATGCGGGCTGAAAGCTGTGCACGTGACGTCGCCCATGGATGTCGGGAACGCGCTCAGGGCGCTGGGAATCTAG
- a CDS encoding bifunctional diguanylate cyclase/phosphodiesterase has translation MMTRFGSRLFDQAFVRSGPIRWLVVGGALLIVAIAVGATLMAQNFRERALRNASRELENTVLMLAHHFDQQLQDFAVIQKDFVDHVRTTGINNAEDYRKRLSGQDVHRMLRSKIEALPYMGGVNVIDAEGNLINSSTAWPAPKVNVADRAYFRTFKYDPYSPDVLIEPLHSRISGAWTILIVRKILGPSGEFLGVVGRGIEPANFEKFFASVVLGEGATISMLHRDGTLLARYPHSSELMGRNFKSGSFEQQRVFGLDHFAGRFVSPIDGDDRLISSRALPHFPILMMATTTRSAALTDWREQIGILISVAASSALAIAGVLIAIVRKLLEQHRLSRERLTLEKQRLDRAVNNMTQGLLLFDAERRLVICNQRYIEMYGLSADTVKPGCSFHDIIAHRKATGSFIGNVDQYVVRVLRDIHVRNSMVVDTSDGRSIHILNEPLADGGWVVTHEDITERRRIEERITHLAHYDALTDLPNRTMFHEHLREELAAIADGEEIAVHYIDIDEFKGVNDALGHLVGDELLKSVAQSLRRCAGPEDFVARLGGDEFAIVQSAVTSPDRVNDLVARVFQAIRTPFDCMGHHLTADASIGIALAPEHGSALDQILKNADMAMYAAKAAGRRTYRFFEPDMDAKVRERRQLEIDLRHAIAQGGLEGGLEVYYQPCLGLKDDRITGCEALVRWRHPERGMVSPAEFIPIAEDTGLINEIGEWVLATACRDAASWPDDIRLAVNVSPVQFKSSTLALKIMAALAASNLPASRLELEITEAVLIRDDDTALAILHQLRAIGVRIALDDFGTGYSSLSYLHRFPFDKIKIDRCFVDDIARPDGSASIVQAVVNLAAARRMTTTAEGVETEEQQRLLRALGCSEMQGYLFSAAKPAGKMLELFALHRSRLAQRGGSESRRREAG, from the coding sequence ATGATGACGAGATTCGGCAGTCGCCTCTTTGACCAGGCCTTCGTGCGCAGCGGACCGATCCGCTGGCTGGTGGTGGGCGGCGCGCTGCTGATCGTGGCGATCGCCGTCGGTGCGACGCTCATGGCACAGAATTTCCGCGAACGTGCGCTGCGCAACGCCAGCCGCGAGCTGGAAAACACCGTGCTGATGCTCGCCCATCATTTCGATCAGCAATTGCAGGACTTCGCCGTCATCCAGAAGGATTTCGTCGACCACGTCCGCACGACCGGCATCAACAATGCGGAGGACTATCGCAAGCGCCTCTCCGGGCAGGACGTCCACCGGATGCTGCGCTCGAAGATCGAGGCGCTGCCTTACATGGGCGGGGTCAACGTCATCGACGCCGAAGGCAATCTGATCAACTCGTCGACGGCCTGGCCGGCCCCGAAGGTGAACGTTGCCGACCGCGCCTATTTCCGCACCTTCAAATACGATCCCTACTCGCCCGACGTGCTGATCGAGCCGCTGCACAGCCGCATTTCCGGCGCCTGGACCATCCTGATCGTTCGCAAGATCCTGGGACCGAGCGGCGAGTTCCTGGGCGTCGTCGGGCGCGGCATCGAGCCCGCCAATTTCGAGAAATTCTTCGCCTCCGTCGTGCTCGGCGAAGGTGCGACGATCTCGATGCTGCATCGAGACGGCACGCTGCTCGCCCGCTATCCGCATTCCAGCGAGTTGATGGGGCGGAATTTCAAGTCCGGCTCGTTCGAGCAGCAGAGGGTCTTCGGACTCGATCACTTCGCCGGCCGCTTCGTCAGTCCCATCGACGGCGACGACCGGCTGATCTCCTCACGCGCCCTGCCTCACTTCCCGATCCTGATGATGGCCACCACGACGCGCTCAGCGGCCCTGACGGACTGGCGCGAGCAGATCGGCATCCTGATCTCGGTCGCCGCGTCGTCCGCGCTCGCCATCGCGGGGGTGCTGATCGCGATCGTGCGCAAGCTGCTGGAGCAGCACCGCCTCTCGCGGGAACGGCTGACGCTGGAAAAGCAGCGTCTCGACCGCGCCGTCAACAACATGACGCAAGGCCTTTTGCTGTTCGATGCCGAGCGACGGCTCGTGATCTGCAACCAGCGCTACATCGAGATGTACGGGCTCTCGGCCGATACCGTGAAGCCCGGTTGCAGCTTCCACGACATCATCGCCCACCGCAAGGCGACAGGCTCCTTCATCGGCAATGTCGATCAATATGTCGTGCGCGTGCTGCGCGACATTCACGTGCGCAACTCCATGGTCGTCGACACCTCGGATGGCCGTTCGATCCATATCCTCAACGAGCCGCTCGCGGACGGGGGCTGGGTGGTCACGCATGAAGACATCACCGAGCGGCGTCGGATCGAGGAGCGCATCACCCATCTCGCCCATTACGACGCGCTGACCGACCTGCCCAACCGCACCATGTTCCACGAGCATCTACGCGAAGAGCTCGCCGCCATCGCCGACGGCGAAGAGATCGCGGTGCACTACATCGACATCGACGAGTTCAAGGGCGTCAACGACGCGCTCGGCCATCTCGTCGGCGACGAGCTGTTGAAGTCGGTCGCGCAGAGCCTCCGTCGCTGCGCCGGCCCGGAGGACTTCGTGGCCCGGCTCGGTGGCGACGAATTCGCCATCGTGCAGAGCGCCGTGACCTCGCCGGACCGGGTCAACGATCTGGTCGCACGGGTCTTCCAGGCCATCCGCACCCCCTTCGACTGCATGGGCCACCATCTCACGGCGGATGCCAGCATCGGCATTGCGCTCGCGCCGGAACACGGCAGTGCGCTCGACCAGATCCTCAAGAACGCCGACATGGCGATGTACGCGGCCAAGGCCGCCGGACGTCGCACCTATCGCTTCTTCGAGCCGGACATGGACGCCAAGGTCCGCGAGCGGCGGCAGCTCGAGATCGACCTGCGTCATGCCATCGCCCAAGGCGGGCTCGAAGGCGGCCTCGAGGTCTACTACCAGCCCTGCCTCGGACTGAAGGACGATCGCATCACCGGCTGCGAGGCGTTGGTGCGCTGGCGCCACCCGGAGCGCGGCATGGTCTCGCCGGCCGAATTCATCCCGATCGCCGAAGACACCGGCCTGATCAACGAGATCGGCGAATGGGTGCTCGCGACCGCCTGCCGGGACGCAGCAAGCTGGCCCGACGACATCCGCCTTGCCGTCAACGTCTCGCCGGTGCAGTTCAAGAGCAGCACGCTGGCGCTGAAGATCATGGCCGCGCTCGCCGCCTCCAATTTGCCGGCGAGCCGGCTCGAGCTCGAGATCACCGAGGCCGTGCTGATCCGCGACGACGACACTGCGCTCGCGATCCTGCATCAGCTTCGCGCCATCGGCGTGCGCATCGCGCTCGACGATTTCGGCACCGGCTATTCCTCGCTGAGCTATCTGCACCGCTTCCCCTTCGACAAAATCAAGATCGACCGCTGCTTCGTCGACGACATCGCCCGCCCCGACGGCTCCGCCAGCATCGTCCAGGCGGTCGTCAACCTCGCGGCCGCGCGTCGCATGACCACCACGGCCGAGGGCGTCGAGACCGAAGAGCAGCAGCGCCTGCTCCGCGCGCTCGGCTGTTCCGAGATGCAGGGCTATCTGTTCAGCGCCGCAAAGCCCGCCGGCAAGATGTTGGAGCTGTTCGCGCTGCATCGCAGCCGTCTCGCCCAGCGCGGCGGCAGCGAGAGCCGCCGGCGCGAGGCCGGTTAG
- a CDS encoding S41 family peptidase translates to MRKTLLFPLGALTGACLTLLVASPHGGVWAARAAASADDAYSQLNLFGAVFERVKASYVEKPDNAKLIEGAITGMVTSLDPHSRYMNDKAWTEMQETTSGEFGGLGIEVTMEDGLVKVVSPIDDTPASKAGIMSGDLISKIDGEAVQGMTLEQAVNKMKGPVDTKTKLTIVRKGADAPLDVAITREIIHVRPVRFQVKNGDIGYIRVTSFNEQTTDGLKKAIASISKEIPPEKLAGYVMDLRNNPGGLLDQAVSVSSAFLQRGEVVSTRGRSPEETQRFTAHGGDLTKGKPLVVLVNGGSASASEIVAGALHDHKRATLIGTRSFGKGSVQTIIPLGAGNGALALTTARYYTPSGRSIQAQGIAPDIEILQDVPPELKGRMDTMAESQMRGHLSAADGAEQTGSQSYVPPKEEDDKALHAAFDFLHGVTANAVAAKPAPKAAVPN, encoded by the coding sequence ATGCGGAAAACCCTGCTGTTCCCCCTGGGCGCGCTCACCGGAGCGTGTCTGACCCTTCTGGTAGCCAGTCCCCACGGCGGCGTATGGGCGGCACGGGCGGCAGCGAGCGCAGACGACGCCTATTCGCAGCTCAATCTGTTCGGCGCGGTGTTCGAGCGCGTGAAGGCGAGCTACGTCGAGAAGCCCGACAATGCCAAGCTGATCGAAGGCGCGATCACGGGCATGGTGACCTCGCTCGACCCGCATTCGCGCTACATGAACGACAAGGCCTGGACCGAGATGCAGGAGACCACCTCCGGCGAGTTCGGCGGGCTCGGCATCGAGGTCACGATGGAGGACGGCCTCGTCAAGGTCGTCTCCCCGATCGACGACACGCCGGCCTCGAAGGCCGGCATCATGTCCGGCGACCTCATCAGCAAGATCGACGGCGAGGCCGTGCAAGGCATGACGCTCGAGCAGGCCGTCAACAAGATGAAGGGCCCGGTCGACACCAAGACCAAGCTCACCATCGTGCGCAAGGGCGCCGACGCACCGCTCGACGTTGCGATCACGCGCGAGATCATCCATGTGCGGCCGGTGCGCTTCCAGGTCAAGAACGGCGATATCGGCTATATCCGCGTCACCTCGTTCAACGAGCAGACCACCGACGGGCTGAAAAAGGCGATCGCGTCGATCTCCAAGGAGATCCCGCCGGAGAAGCTCGCGGGCTATGTGATGGACCTGCGTAACAATCCGGGCGGCCTGCTCGATCAGGCCGTGTCGGTATCAAGCGCATTCCTCCAGCGCGGCGAGGTCGTCTCGACCCGCGGCCGCAGTCCGGAAGAGACCCAGCGCTTCACGGCGCATGGGGGTGACCTCACCAAGGGCAAGCCGCTGGTGGTGCTGGTCAACGGCGGCTCGGCCTCCGCCTCGGAGATCGTCGCCGGCGCGCTGCATGACCACAAGCGCGCGACGCTGATCGGCACGCGCTCGTTCGGCAAGGGTTCGGTGCAGACCATCATCCCGCTCGGCGCCGGCAATGGCGCGCTGGCGCTGACTACGGCGCGCTACTACACCCCGTCGGGCCGCTCGATCCAGGCCCAGGGCATTGCGCCCGACATCGAAATTCTTCAGGACGTGCCGCCGGAGCTGAAGGGCCGGATGGATACCATGGCGGAATCTCAGATGCGCGGGCATTTGTCGGCCGCTGACGGCGCCGAACAGACCGGATCGCAGTCCTACGTTCCACCAAAGGAGGAGGACGACAAGGCCCTGCATGCGGCTTTCGACTTCCTGCACGGCGTTACCGCGAATGCGGTTGCCGCCAAGCCCGCGCCGAAGGCGGCGGTGCCGAACTAG